Proteins co-encoded in one Clostridia bacterium genomic window:
- a CDS encoding phage replisome organizer N-terminal domain-containing protein, producing the protein MEKRYYWLKLQFNFFFDNEVFDYIMRQSDGSRYIVLYQMLCMKTLNNAGELASRIGDIIIPFDTEKIRTECKYFTKSEIICALDLFRRFGLVYEQEDGILWIANFDDMVGSEGASAARVRKYRAAQKELGPGNGQAVGALHCNNDVTQCNVTQPLQERYTAVTSSVTSAKETPPITPKENREIEIEMTDRLTDSDCDDLKEIAKKEIAGACVYASNHKRIDAANLDAYERYIDQLYWCREDGPTGGMSVDTHDQMLRIMDTIGHEVARRATFRIHDEDIAASEVLDTLTEGMASGNAKATIAALQQVTDKQADGGIGNQLAYLVATLYTRIKQGMVA; encoded by the coding sequence ATGGAAAAAAGATACTACTGGCTGAAGCTTCAATTCAACTTCTTCTTCGACAATGAGGTGTTCGACTACATCATGCGTCAATCTGACGGCAGCCGATACATCGTCCTCTATCAGATGCTGTGCATGAAGACGCTCAACAACGCCGGCGAATTGGCGTCGCGCATCGGCGACATCATCATCCCGTTCGACACGGAAAAAATACGTACAGAATGTAAGTATTTTACAAAGAGCGAAATTATCTGCGCGCTGGATCTGTTTCGGCGCTTTGGGCTTGTCTATGAACAAGAGGACGGCATCCTGTGGATCGCCAATTTTGACGACATGGTCGGAAGCGAGGGCGCCAGCGCAGCGCGTGTCCGCAAATACAGAGCCGCGCAAAAGGAACTCGGTCCGGGTAATGGGCAGGCCGTGGGTGCGTTACATTGTAACAATGATGTAACGCAATGTAACGTTACACAACCGTTACAAGAACGTTACACCGCCGTTACATCGAGCGTTACATCGGCAAAAGAAACGCCCCCCATAACCCCCAAAGAAAATAGAGAGATAGAGATAGAGATGACTGACAGACTGACTGATAGTGACTGTGATGATCTAAAAGAAATAGCAAAGAAAGAAATTGCGGGCGCGTGTGTGTACGCGAGCAACCATAAGCGCATCGATGCCGCCAACCTCGACGCCTACGAGAGATACATCGACCAACTGTATTGGTGCCGAGAGGATGGGCCGACCGGCGGGATGTCGGTCGATACCCACGACCAAATGCTACGCATTATGGATACCATCGGACACGAGGTGGCGCGGCGGGCGACGTTCCGGATCCACGATGAGGACATTGCGGCATCCGAAGTGCTGGACACCCTGACCGAAGGAATGGCAAGCGGAAACGCCAAAGCAACCATCGCCGCCCTACAGCAGGTGACCGACAAGCAAGCAGACGGGGGCATCGGCAATCAGCTGGCGTATTTGGTCGCAACACTTTATACGCGCATCAAGCAAGGGATGGTGGCCTAA